Proteins from one Chlorogloeopsis sp. ULAP01 genomic window:
- a CDS encoding dienelactone hydrolase family protein: protein MDTKSIWDAQEEIITVKIDSAYLEAELVVPETAEGIVMFAHSGGSGRYSTRNRYLSHILRQAGLATIAINLLTKEEEAINLRTKHYQCDTKHLAMRLIKATNWLAENPNTSKLKVGFFGYGTGSGAALLAAAEHPIAVGAIVSYSGQTDLVCEVLSCVKTPTLLIVGSNDLPVIAMNEDALALISAPNKQLEIILGATHNFNEPGALQEVGRLASQWFKHHLTTDQQRDLHVHAMSLV, encoded by the coding sequence ATGGATACAAAATCAATATGGGACGCACAAGAGGAAATAATTACAGTCAAGATTGACTCAGCTTACTTAGAAGCAGAACTAGTTGTCCCTGAAACTGCTGAGGGAATTGTCATGTTTGCTCATAGCGGTGGTAGCGGCAGATACAGCACCCGCAACCGCTATCTCTCCCACATACTGCGTCAGGCGGGGCTAGCAACTATTGCAATCAACTTGCTGACAAAAGAGGAAGAAGCGATCAATTTGCGAACCAAGCATTACCAGTGTGATACCAAACACTTAGCTATGCGTTTAATCAAAGCAACTAACTGGTTAGCTGAAAATCCTAACACCAGCAAACTTAAGGTTGGTTTCTTCGGTTATGGAACTGGCAGTGGTGCGGCATTGCTAGCAGCAGCAGAACATCCAATAGCAGTTGGGGCAATTGTCTCATATAGCGGTCAAACTGACTTGGTTTGTGAAGTCCTTTCCTGCGTGAAAACCCCCACACTGTTGATTGTAGGGAGTAATGACTTACCAGTCATAGCAATGAATGAAGATGCATTGGCATTAATTTCTGCCCCAAATAAACAACTGGAGATAATTCTAGGGGCAACTCACAACTTTAACGAGCCAGGAGCACTTCAAGAAGTAGGAAGGTTAGCAAGTCAGTGGTTTAAACATCACCTCACCACAGATCAGCAGCGAGACTTACACGTTCATGCGATGTCACTCGTTTAG
- a CDS encoding CapA family protein, giving the protein MKELVNLAFIGDVMLGRGVNEEIPWRSPDDFWGNVLPILQKADAVIANLECAITEHPQQWSKTPKAFYFRADPAAVDVLRAGNIRFVSLANNHTLDFEEQGLLDTLHYLDAAGIHHAGAGRNIKEATTPAVINVGGFKVGIIAITDNEPEFAATSDRPGTNYLPIRSDSKTLALIESWIVQLRRSGAGLVIVSAHWGPNMVTSPPPHFRRFAHAVIDCGVDIFHGHSAHLFQGIENYKYGLILYDTGDFLDDYAVDPLLRNDWSFVFLVEVDSKGLRRLRLIPVRLRYARVDLAKGDEFEAICKRMQFLCAAFNTVCVLKSPEGLEVN; this is encoded by the coding sequence ATGAAAGAGTTAGTCAACCTAGCATTTATTGGTGATGTTATGCTCGGTCGAGGAGTCAACGAAGAAATTCCTTGGCGATCGCCTGATGATTTCTGGGGTAATGTCCTGCCGATTTTACAGAAAGCAGATGCTGTGATTGCCAATCTGGAATGCGCTATTACCGAGCACCCTCAACAATGGAGCAAAACGCCAAAAGCCTTCTACTTTCGTGCCGATCCCGCCGCAGTAGATGTGCTTCGTGCTGGCAATATTCGTTTTGTCAGTCTTGCCAACAATCATACGCTAGATTTTGAAGAACAAGGGTTACTCGATACGTTGCACTATTTAGATGCTGCCGGAATTCATCATGCTGGGGCGGGTAGAAATATCAAAGAGGCAACAACTCCAGCCGTCATTAATGTTGGCGGATTCAAAGTAGGTATTATTGCAATTACAGATAACGAGCCTGAATTTGCAGCAACAAGCGATCGCCCTGGCACTAACTATCTGCCAATCCGCTCTGACTCTAAAACCTTAGCACTGATTGAATCTTGGATAGTGCAGTTACGGCGCTCAGGCGCTGGACTGGTAATCGTTTCTGCTCATTGGGGACCAAATATGGTCACTTCCCCACCACCCCACTTTCGCCGCTTTGCCCACGCAGTTATAGATTGCGGCGTAGATATTTTTCACGGTCATTCTGCCCATTTATTCCAGGGTATAGAAAACTATAAGTATGGTTTAATTCTTTATGACACAGGCGATTTTCTGGATGATTATGCAGTAGATCCGCTCCTACGTAATGACTGGTCATTTGTATTTCTTGTAGAAGTGGATAGTAAAGGTTTGCGTAGGTTGCGTTTAATACCAGTTCGTCTGCGCTATGCACGAGTTGACCTTGCTAAAGGAGATGAATTTGAAGCTATCTGCAAACGGATGCAATTTTTATGTGCAGCATTTAATACTGTATGCGTTTTAAAATCACCTGAAGGATTGGAAGTTAACTGA
- a CDS encoding phosphoribosyltransferase, translating to MTIKFHDRAEAGKMLARRLAAYANRPDVLVVALPRGGVPVAFEVAEALHAPLDICIVRKLGVPHHKELAMGAIAAGGIRVLNYDVISWLGISSKTIDEVATKELRELQRRDHVYRGERPPLDVRNRIVILLDDGIATGSTIRAAIAILRQQHPQRIVVAVPVAPLATCQELQTEVEEIVCLSTPEPLYAIGLWYENFSQTTDEEVRELLARQFAASDRLSSLMELSF from the coding sequence ATGACGATAAAATTTCATGATCGCGCTGAAGCAGGCAAAATGTTAGCTAGAAGACTTGCAGCTTATGCCAACCGCCCGGATGTGCTAGTTGTAGCTTTGCCTCGCGGGGGCGTACCAGTAGCTTTTGAAGTAGCAGAGGCACTCCATGCTCCCTTAGATATTTGTATCGTTAGAAAACTTGGTGTACCTCATCACAAAGAACTAGCAATGGGTGCGATCGCAGCAGGTGGGATTCGGGTACTCAATTACGATGTGATTAGTTGGTTGGGAATCTCCAGTAAAACGATAGATGAAGTTGCAACCAAAGAATTGCGAGAATTACAACGTCGCGATCACGTCTATCGAGGAGAACGCCCACCATTAGATGTGCGTAATCGCATTGTAATTTTGCTCGATGACGGTATTGCTACGGGTTCAACTATACGTGCTGCTATTGCTATTTTGCGACAGCAGCATCCCCAAAGGATAGTTGTAGCAGTTCCTGTCGCACCTCTTGCTACCTGCCAAGAGTTGCAAACCGAAGTGGAAGAGATAGTGTGTTTATCAACACCAGAGCCATTGTATGCGATCGGTCTTTGGTATGAAAATTTCTCGCAAACAACTGATGAAGAAGTACGGGAACTGTTAGCAAGACAATTTGCAGCTAGCGATCGGCTTTCAAGCTTAATGGAACTGAGCTTTTAG
- the ftsH gene encoding ATP-dependent zinc metalloprotease FtsH: MPVDHNGGGDRDRQSKTPQPRHMGSSVLLWLSLLMFLNMLLWVQPARNHVPYSEFISQVEAGKVARAVVDTNQIEYELKPEPTTKQSDTQSKQVFVTTPIPLDLESQKLLREHNVEFAAPPPSRTGWISTLFSWVLPPLIFFAIWGWLMNRSQIGGQAALTVGKSKARIYSEGNTGVKFDDVAGVDEAKAELQEIVDFLKNAEKYTRLGAKIPKGVLLIGPPGTGKTLLAKAIAGEAVVPFFSISGSEFIELFVGIGAARVRDLFEQAKHQAPCIVFIDELDALGKSRANVGPHLSGNDEREQTLNQLLSEMDGFDSNTGVIILAATNRPEVLDPALRRPGRFDRQVVVDRPDKIGREAILKIHAKNVKLATDVDLSKLAARTPGFAGADLANLVNEAALLAARRNHQTVAMADFQEAIERVLTGLEKKSRILNDNEKKTVAYHEVGHALIGTLAPGGGSVEKISVVPRGVGALGYTLQLPEEDRFLMTEDEIRGRIVTLLGGRAAEELILNKVSTGASDDIQKATDLAERFVTLYGMSNTLGPIAFEQIKQEFLEGFTNPRRTVSQKIAEQIDQEVKEIVDRAHYIALKILDKNRGLLEETAQILLQKEVLEGEELRSRLRCVQSPPEMDEWLRTGKIPRPLTHANNLEWYSNDRTGKN; this comes from the coding sequence ATGCCAGTGGATCATAACGGTGGTGGCGATCGCGATCGCCAAAGCAAAACACCACAACCTCGGCATATGGGCAGTAGTGTACTGCTGTGGTTATCATTACTGATGTTCTTAAATATGCTTCTGTGGGTACAACCTGCCCGTAATCACGTACCATACAGTGAATTTATCTCTCAGGTAGAAGCTGGTAAAGTTGCTCGCGCAGTCGTTGATACAAACCAAATTGAGTATGAACTGAAGCCAGAACCAACTACAAAACAATCCGACACGCAATCCAAACAGGTGTTTGTTACCACACCAATACCACTCGATTTAGAGTCGCAAAAGCTGCTCCGGGAGCATAATGTTGAGTTTGCCGCTCCGCCTCCTAGCCGCACTGGTTGGATCTCAACTTTATTTAGCTGGGTTTTGCCACCGTTAATTTTCTTTGCGATTTGGGGATGGTTGATGAACCGCAGTCAAATAGGAGGACAGGCAGCGCTGACAGTAGGTAAAAGCAAGGCTCGCATTTACTCAGAGGGCAATACAGGTGTGAAATTTGATGATGTTGCTGGTGTTGATGAAGCGAAAGCAGAACTGCAAGAAATTGTTGATTTTCTCAAAAATGCAGAAAAATATACCCGCTTAGGGGCAAAAATCCCTAAAGGAGTATTGTTGATTGGGCCTCCGGGAACAGGAAAAACCCTACTAGCAAAAGCCATTGCAGGCGAAGCAGTTGTTCCTTTCTTCAGTATTTCTGGTTCTGAGTTTATCGAACTGTTTGTAGGTATTGGTGCTGCACGGGTGCGAGATTTGTTTGAACAAGCAAAGCACCAAGCGCCTTGTATCGTTTTTATCGATGAACTTGATGCCTTAGGTAAATCCCGTGCTAATGTGGGGCCGCACTTAAGTGGTAATGATGAGCGGGAGCAAACTCTCAATCAACTACTTTCGGAGATGGATGGTTTCGATTCCAACACAGGCGTGATTATCCTGGCTGCTACCAACCGTCCAGAGGTTTTAGATCCAGCATTGCGTCGTCCTGGTAGATTCGACCGTCAGGTTGTGGTAGATCGTCCAGATAAAATTGGTCGAGAAGCGATTCTCAAAATTCACGCCAAAAACGTGAAGTTAGCAACTGATGTGGATTTGTCAAAATTAGCGGCTCGGACTCCAGGGTTTGCAGGTGCAGATTTGGCGAATCTCGTCAATGAAGCAGCATTACTGGCAGCTCGCCGCAACCATCAGACTGTGGCAATGGCTGATTTTCAAGAAGCGATTGAGCGAGTTTTGACGGGGTTGGAGAAAAAATCCCGCATTCTCAATGACAATGAGAAAAAAACTGTTGCCTATCATGAAGTTGGACACGCACTGATTGGAACGCTGGCGCCTGGAGGTGGCAGCGTGGAAAAAATTTCTGTTGTGCCTCGTGGTGTCGGTGCTTTGGGTTATACGCTGCAATTACCAGAGGAAGACCGTTTTTTGATGACAGAAGATGAAATTCGTGGGCGGATTGTAACGTTATTGGGTGGACGTGCGGCAGAGGAGTTGATTCTTAATAAAGTTTCTACTGGTGCTAGTGATGATATTCAAAAAGCAACCGATTTAGCAGAGCGGTTTGTCACGCTTTATGGTATGAGTAATACTCTTGGCCCTATTGCTTTCGAGCAAATTAAACAAGAGTTTTTAGAAGGGTTTACCAATCCTCGGCGCACAGTTAGCCAGAAGATTGCCGAGCAAATTGACCAAGAAGTCAAAGAAATTGTCGATAGAGCACACTATATTGCCCTAAAAATTTTAGACAAGAATCGGGGATTGTTGGAAGAAACAGCCCAAATCCTTTTACAAAAAGAAGTTCTGGAGGGAGAAGAGTTGCGATCGCGACTCCGGTGTGTCCAATCTCCACCAGAAATGGATGAATGGCTGCGTACAGGCAAAATCCCCAGACCACTTACCCATGCCAATAACTTGGAATGGTACTCAAACGACCGGACTGGAAAAAATTAG
- a CDS encoding LL-diaminopimelate aminotransferase codes for MATINDNYLKLKAGYLFPEIARRVNAFAEANPDAKIIRLGIGDVTEPLPEACRTAMIKAVEEMGDRATFKGYGPEQGYAWLREKIAKYDFQARGCEIDASEIFVSDGSKCDTGNILEIFGHDNTIAVTDPVYPVYVDTNVMTGNTGKANDKGEFEGLVYLPITAENNFTSTIPSQKVDLIYLCFPNNPTGATATKEHLKAWVDYARANNSIIFFDAAYEAFITDPSIPHSIYEIEGARECAIEFRSFSKNAGFTGTRCALTVVPKNLTAKAADGSDVELWKLWNRRQSTKFNGVSYIVQRGAEAVYSEAGQAQTQALVSFYLENAKIIREQLTAAGLAVYGGVNAPYVWVKTPNSLSSWDFFDKLLHTCNVVGTPGSGFGAAGEGYFRISAFNSRENVEEAMKRITEKFKV; via the coding sequence ATGGCAACGATTAACGACAACTACTTGAAGCTCAAAGCAGGTTACCTGTTTCCCGAAATTGCGCGACGAGTTAATGCCTTTGCTGAGGCGAATCCAGATGCCAAAATCATCCGCTTGGGAATTGGTGATGTCACCGAACCACTACCAGAAGCTTGCCGCACAGCGATGATTAAAGCTGTGGAAGAAATGGGCGATCGCGCTACTTTTAAAGGCTACGGCCCAGAGCAAGGTTATGCTTGGTTGCGGGAGAAAATCGCCAAATACGACTTCCAAGCACGGGGATGCGAAATTGATGCTTCGGAAATCTTTGTATCTGATGGTTCTAAATGCGACACTGGCAATATTCTAGAAATCTTTGGTCACGATAACACCATTGCCGTTACAGACCCGGTTTATCCTGTATATGTAGACACTAATGTTATGACGGGAAATACTGGGAAAGCCAACGATAAAGGCGAATTTGAGGGCTTAGTTTATCTGCCAATTACAGCAGAAAATAACTTCACCTCGACAATTCCCTCGCAGAAAGTCGATTTAATTTACTTGTGTTTCCCCAATAACCCCACTGGTGCAACCGCCACCAAAGAACACCTCAAAGCATGGGTAGACTATGCTAGAGCTAATAACTCAATTATTTTCTTTGATGCAGCTTACGAAGCCTTTATTACCGATCCATCGATTCCACACTCTATCTACGAAATAGAAGGAGCAAGAGAGTGTGCGATCGAGTTTCGTTCTTTCTCTAAAAATGCCGGATTTACCGGAACTCGCTGCGCCTTAACGGTTGTACCTAAGAACCTCACAGCCAAAGCCGCTGATGGTTCCGATGTCGAGTTGTGGAAACTTTGGAATCGCCGCCAATCTACTAAATTCAATGGCGTGTCCTACATTGTGCAACGCGGGGCTGAAGCAGTTTATTCTGAAGCAGGACAGGCGCAAACCCAGGCATTAGTTAGCTTTTATCTGGAAAACGCCAAAATTATCCGTGAGCAACTAACAGCAGCCGGATTAGCTGTATATGGTGGTGTAAATGCTCCTTACGTTTGGGTGAAAACACCTAATAGTCTTTCTAGCTGGGATTTCTTTGATAAATTGCTGCATACTTGCAATGTTGTAGGTACACCTGGTTCAGGCTTTGGGGCTGCGGGTGAAGGCTACTTCCGCATTTCCGCATTTAACAGCCGGGAGAATGTCGAAGAGGCAATGAAACGCATTACCGAGAAGTTTAAGGTGTAG
- a CDS encoding dienelactone hydrolase family protein, giving the protein MNKTSEWKAQQNLVLITTGSVKLEGNLVIPENAQGIVLFAHGSGSSRHSPRNQYVADVLQTYGLATLLIDLLTAQEEAVDLRTRHLRFDIGLLASRLVDTTDWLAQNPDTTNLGVGYFGASTGAAAALLAATERPQAVRAIVSRGGRPDLAGSALGRVKAPTLLIVGGYDTPVIRMNQDALALLRVDKELEIVPGATHLFEEPGTLEEVARLATGWFKRYLSSDKAEGRGQEAVDA; this is encoded by the coding sequence ATGAATAAGACATCAGAATGGAAAGCTCAACAGAACCTGGTTTTAATTACAACAGGCTCGGTCAAGCTAGAGGGTAATCTAGTCATTCCTGAAAATGCTCAAGGGATTGTATTATTTGCTCACGGTAGTGGTAGCAGTCGGCACAGTCCTCGTAATCAATATGTTGCTGATGTACTGCAAACTTACGGTTTAGCTACTTTGTTAATTGACTTACTGACAGCCCAAGAAGAAGCGGTGGATTTACGGACACGACATCTGCGCTTCGATATTGGTCTTTTGGCATCGCGGTTAGTTGATACGACAGATTGGCTTGCCCAAAACCCAGACACAACTAATCTTGGGGTGGGTTACTTTGGAGCCAGTACTGGGGCTGCTGCTGCATTGCTAGCGGCAACAGAACGTCCGCAAGCCGTAAGAGCAATAGTCTCTCGTGGTGGACGCCCGGATTTGGCTGGTTCGGCATTAGGTCGTGTCAAAGCACCAACACTCCTGATTGTTGGCGGGTACGATACTCCAGTGATTCGCATGAATCAGGATGCACTGGCATTACTGCGTGTTGACAAAGAACTGGAGATTGTTCCTGGTGCAACTCACCTATTTGAAGAACCAGGAACATTAGAGGAAGTAGCGCGATTGGCGACTGGGTGGTTTAAGCGGTATCTCTCAAGTGATAAGGCAGAGGGCAGAGGGCAGGAGGCAGTAGACGCGTAG